The genomic window agaaacaagaagCAAAACCAAAAACTCAAGCAAAACCCTACTAAAAACTGTCCCGTCTCTTTCTCCCTTCGAGTGGAATCCCAACAAGTCTTCTGTTTCTGCTGCTGCTCCGTTTTCAAAGATGCTGAGTAACGGGCGTGGACATGGTGGAAAGCATGTGTACGACGGAGTTTTTGGTGGTGGCGGTGGTGGTGCAGTGAAGCCTGGGAGTCGCGTGGAGGATTACAGAGAGATTTTTGGTGGGTTTGGTGCCACTGGTTCTTCGATTCCGATTCTTGATGTTCCCGAGCTGAACGAGAATGGTAATGTTTCTTCTGTTGGTGCCCAAAGGATTGATTACGCCAAGATTTTTGGTGGTTTTGGAGATGCTGATTTTGGCCTGCCTCTTGAAGAATTCCTTGCTAAACCAAAGAAAGTCAAGAGTTCTATCAATGGAACTCGGTATGTATGGACTTTAAACTTTTCCtttattatctattttagtttcaaaatttcGATTTTTTCCTTTGAGGGAAAGGAAGGGAAGGGTGTGTTTTGAAGTTCTATAAGTAAAAATTTGAAtctataattatgaaaataaggTAGAATTTAAGGATTTCGTGGTTTAGACTTGAAGCTGTGCTTGGTTTAGTTTTAGTAAAGCAAGCATGGAAATTTGTAAAGAAGCGATGACGTAATGTGCTTGCTTGGTTTAAAACTGGAAAGAGCTTGTAACAGGGGTGTTTTTTTGCTTTCCAAGGAAGGGAGGAAACTTTTCCCTTATCAAATCCGAACACCTTTTTTTCTTAGCTGATAGTCCTTAAGCTAACCAAAGGAATAGCTGGTGCACTACTAAAAGGCTCCCTCAAATTGTTAATGAAGTTCGTTGATTGTTTGGTTATCTTGACAGTTGAATGGATTTGTTGATGGTGTATTCAACTTGTAGAGGtgggaaatgatttttttttttatatatatataatcctggGCCCAAAATTGTGTAGGTCTCCAGCTGAAGCAGGGTCGCGGAATGCGGGGTCAAAACATTCTAAtgtttcaaaagatcaaaaaggTTCATCACCTGAACCATCTTTCCAGAGGTTTGGTGGCGTGAAACAGTTTAATGTGTCTTATAATAAAAGCAACCCAGGAAACAAAAATGGGACAAATGGAATGACACATGTTGCTCAACTCCATGCAGTTCCTGGTTATACTTTTTTAGTTGATGAAGTCACTCCCTCAAAGATGGCTGAAGGTGGCAAGCCAGCACGATCAGCATTAGATGATGCTTGTCTCAATGTTAATGGCAGCAAGAGCGTGAAGGAAGATGCAGCTCGCAGGAAAGCTGTGTCAGGTCCACAGCCCAGCATCGACACGCATACTTTTAGAAGTCTTGCTGAATTTCAGAAGAAATCAAGTCGACCTAGATCCATGTCGAATGATATGCCATTTGATGCATTTGAAATTGGCCTAGGTAGACATCCACCTTCAAGTTCACCATCTAACTCCAGTTATAATAATGGTGGTGAAAATACATCAATGAATTCAAAGTTTGGCGTTTCTAGAAATGATGCTTCCAGAGATGCATTGGGTGATTATTCACCAGCTTTCTCTGATGAGGAAATAGATGCAAATTCAGATGCTGCCGCCTCAGTAGCTGCACTTAGAAAGGCAATAGAGGAGGctcaaatgaaaattaaaattgcaaaagaattgatggagagaaagaaagaggggcTTCAAAATCGTGCAAAGACAAGCTTTAATAACGGCTGGAAAGCTCAGAAAAGTGGGGTTAAAACTGCAGAAAGATCAAAAAGATCCAATGAGCTGGGGGATCAGGAAATGCATGAAAAAGAGGATACTCCAAAGCAAGTAATTACTGGCTTACCAGAGCATAATGTGACAAAAGCAAGCCAACTACCCCAGAGTTTTGAAGATGAGAAGAAATCTTCTTTTGCTAATAATGTTGTTAGAAAAACACACAGCATGGAATCCAAATCAACTCGAACGGATAGTAGACTGGAAGAAGCAGAAGACTGGGAGTCAACAGAAGAGTTTTTTGAAGCTGCGGACTATGAGGAGCACAGGGAGATGCCATCAGAATATGAGGAGGCAGGCAATGCAGAGAAAATGGTGTCATATgatcatgaaaataaatggagAGAGAAGATGACtgcagaagaaaaaatcaaaatgccaGAGCGTGGCGAGGAAACTTTTAAGGAGCACAAGGTCGAGAGAGAACTAAGTTCAGAAGAGTTTTTTGAAGCTGCGGACTATGAGGAGCACAGGGAGATGCCATCAGAATATGAGGCAGGCAATGCAGAGAAAATGGTGTCATATgatcatgaaaataaatggagAGAGAAGATGACagcagaagaaaaaataaagacgCCAGAGTGCGGCGAGGAAGCTTTTAAGGAGCACAAGGTCGAGAGAGAACTAAGTTCAGAAGAGTTTTTTGAAGCTGCAGACTATGAGGAGCACAGGGAGATGCCATCAGAATATGAGGAGGCAGGCAATGCAGAGAAAATGGTGTCATATgatcatgaaaataaatggagAGAGAAGATGACagcagaagaaaaaataaagacaccAGAGTGTGGCGAGGAAACTTTTAAGGAGTACAAGGTCGAGAGAGAACTAAATTCAGTGGTAGGAGCATTTCAGTGGAATTTATATGCAAACTTCGTTAAGCCAGCTGGAGAGCTTCATAACCAGGAAGAAAACGAGGAGAAAATGAGAATTTCTAACAATCATGAAGAAGCTGAGCAAACATCTATAGTGTCTGATGATTGGGAAGACTGTGAAACTAAGCTGGAAAAACTTCACCACCCTTACAAAAAAGCAGAATTTCCAATCCGGGAGTTCGAGGAGAACGGAGAAATGAAGGAACTAAAAGATGCTCAGGACTCGGTGGAAACTGAGAAGAAACAAAGGGAGGCACTAGATCATAAGGAAATGGAGAATAGATCAGATGAAGTTCCTATTACGGACGATGAGTATGATGGAAGCCTCGATGATATATATGAGAAAGAAGCAAATGTGGAGGGACAGCAAGAAGACTGGGACAGGGTAGAATGTGGAATGAAACAAGGTGGTTGGaacctaaaagaaaatgaggagaaacaaaatgatttgcaCAGGGGAGAAATATCAGGTGAAGATGGTGGGATAGAAGGGAGTGCGAAGCTGGAAGAACTCAAGGAGGATGAAGAGATACTCAAAAGAAGTGACCAgatgaatgaaattgagaagagaggagaaaagaTGTGTGAAGGGATAGAAACTGAGAGGATAAGATCAGAGAGTCATCAGGGGGGAGAAGATAGAAAGGCCATGGAAGTGACTGAACAGTCCTTAAGATATGAGGGGGGCAATCTTGAAACTGCGAAGGATGAGCAGGAAAAAAAGAACCTAGGTGAGAGTGACAATGCCTGGGGACGCACTACAAACTTTGCTGCTGGGGATTTAAAGACACAGGTTCTTACTGCCGAGGAGAATGGAAGGCTAATGGAGGTAACTGAATTTTCTCCTCTGTTACAAGGGACTGAACAGGAGTCAAAGGCAGTCAAAGACGCAAACAGTCCGGAGGAACAGGATTGTGAAATTGCTTGCTTGGCTCAAGGTTTCATTGGACTTGATAGGATCAAGAAGCAAACTGCAGATGTAACTGAGGATCTTCTTATTGGCGAAAATGGGGTATATTTTGGTGAAAATGACGTTAACtttgaaaacaagcaaaatcATCATGTAACAGAATACAAGAGCATGCCTAATCAGGAAAAATGCGTTGAAGATGTTACTATTGAATTGGATGATAATGGTGATGTTGATATTTGTGAACCTGAAGTTCACGCTATTAATGAAGAAAGTGAGAAGAGTTCGATATCCTCTCATAATGAAAGATGGTCCAGTGATGAGACAGAATCACTTTGTGATCCAGAGTGCTGTATTGAAGAAGCTGCTTGTGAATTTGGAGAAAATAACAACGATATCAATGAGTCTGAAGTTACAGCAAATCACGAGAATTCTTTTGAATCTTCTCATGATGATAGATGGGTAGATAATGGTATCAATACCAAAGCAAGTCAGCAACCTTGTATATTTAAAGGGCAAGGGGAGATCACAGAGAAATCCGTGGAAGAGGAATTAAGCCAAAGCACCAGCAAGAAAGAGGAGAATTGTTGCAAAAACCTGGCAATGGAAGAGAAGGAATGTGAAGATGATTTGAGAAAGGAAGTGGAGGTGGAAAAGAAacacttaaagaaaaaggaaaaaatgaaagagggggaagtagaaagagaaaaggagagaatagCTGTTGAAAGGGCAATACGAGAAGCGCGCGAAAGGGCTTTTGCAGAAGCCCGAGAAAGGGCTGCTATCGAGAGAGCAGCTGCAGAAGCTCATCAAAGGTCAAAGGCTGAGGTCCGAGAAAGGCTAGAGAAGGCTCCTTCAGAAGCTAATAATAAGTCAGCTGCTGAGAAGGCTTCTTCTGAAGCCAAACTAAAAGCTGAACGTGCTGCAGTAGAGAGAGCAACTGCAGAGGCCAGGCAGCGTGCCCTAGAAAAAGCGTTGTCTGAGAAGGCTGCTTTTGAGGCAAGAAATCAGGCTGAAAAGTCTACAGCTGAGAGACTTTCAAGCATTTCAAAAGCTAACGGGATGAATTCCAGAGCAAGTGTCTTTACTTATATTTTCCTAGCTCCTTTTGTTATCCATAAAAGCTTTCTGCATGGAAAATTAACAGTTGTGGAATTTCTAGCAGGATAAACAATACAACGACCCAGGTCCTTCTAGCAGTTCAAGATATCCTGGATCTTCAAATCATGGTGGTATGTAACATTTTGAAGTACCCCTCATACGATGTATAGAAGGCATTATCATTTCATAAGGATATTAGACTCCTCTCGCTTCTATGATGCTCCTAAGCAATTCATGTTTTGCTTTGTGATTTCCCCACTCAACAGAAAGTGCTAATGGAGGTAATGGTGAATCAGCAGCTCAAAGGAGTAAAGCCACGTTGGAAAGGCATCAAAGAACAGCAGAGCGTGCGGTAAGCTCCTGCACCCGATTCAGATATAGAGATTAATTTTTCTGACTTCTAAGAAGCATGCTTCTGTTTTTGGTCTCTTCCAGGCAAAAGCTCTCGCAGAGAAGAACATGCGGGATCTTCTTGCTCAAAAAGAGCAGGCGGAGAGAAATGTAATCAGCTGCACAAATAAGATTAGAAAATATTTCCagttatatttagtttttattacttttctCACTGTCTTTTACTGAATATCACTGGCAGAGACTGGCAGAGACTTTGGATGCTGATGTCAAGAGATGGTCTAGTGGGAAGGAGAGAAACTTGCGTGCTCTTCTTTCAACACTGCAATATGTGTGTAGAAACCTTTCTGCTTATACCCGATACATTATGTGTTatgattttctaaatttattgaCTAAATCATCTTACCTGCTAACTTATCCACGGTCACTTTTCCCgtgcttgtttttgtttctagCTCTTAATACATCATAAAttatagattgattttttttataatatttaaaataaaaatccagtTGTGCACAAATGGGATTAATTCTGAGTGCTATCACCTTGaagctgcttcttttttttgaacTGGATTTCCCTTGCTTGCAGATCCTTTGCCCTGATAGTGGCTGGCAGTCAATTCCTTTAACTGAGCTTGTTTCAAGCACTGCTGTGAAGAAAGCTTATCGAAAGGCCACTCTATTTGTTCATCCTGACAAGTTGCAGCAACGAGGTGCAAGCATACAACAGAAATACATCTGCGAGAAGGTTTTTGATCTTCTAAAGGTGGGCTACTGTTCCCTCCTCCTTAAAGCAAAATTATCTGTAGCCTGTCATGACCAAGTTAGTAGTCCTGCATTCATATTACTCTTTAAAGTGGGGATAAGAAACTAAAAGCATGACGAAGAATCGCAGACGTCTTGATAGGTCTTCAACTTTAAAATCGGCACTTGACAACATATTTCATTTAGGATTGAAACAGAGCCATAATGCCATACTGTTATGCTTTTCATTCTTTTACCCGTTCTGGGTTTTTAAAgtgatattttctttgttttttgtggtCCCAGGATGCCTGGAACAAACTCAGTGCAGAAGAACGGTAGACAATGTCAACCCTCATCCTTAAGGTTTCCTTTACTGTAGACATGATCCACAACCAAATTTGTAATCCTCAATCCTTCACTGTAGGCAATACACACCCACCTTCGTATCCTTGGTCCGCAATGCCTAAATTCTTGCAgtaggtaaattcttgtattgCATTCATTTGCCCATGTATTCAATTTCAAAGCTGTCAAAAGGGGTGCGTTGCTGTTAATCTGCCCATTGTTTGATACTAGATTTCATGACAAAAAGGGGATTTCAGGCATAGATGAAATATGCAGAGACTGAAAAACGTCGAAACTGGCAATGGTAACAAAATTGCAGCTACCTTTATTGGATAAGCTCctcccaagaaaaataatacgcCTTACATGATTATAAAGTTTAACCATGATAATGAAGTTCCTAGCGTCTCACATCAACGAAAAACAAATGCGCACCGATCCACCCCGCATAAGATTCTACGCCTCTTCAAATTGAAAAACGTAGCTAGTTAGGTACTTCGGAATTTGGGTATGGCTGATCCGAGATCACCATCAATGCACGAGCAGCTTTATAGCTTCGTCATGCATATGCTCGGGTATACCCCAGATCTGAAAGAAAGGATGTTAAATATGGATTTGCGAAGAATGGAAATTTGACGCTGACGATGGTAGCTCAAACTGGCAGCCAGATAACTGTGTTCCTTTGAAAGAACATACTGGTAACGCCCAAAAGTTCCAACCACAGTGATGAAGTACCGTCTTCTCAGTTCACACCATTTTACAACCAAAAGGGAGAGACAAAATAGGCAGAGCTACGGGTTCTACCCACAATCCTAAAACTATTCAAACTGAAATGAAATTGACTGGATTAGGCATGCTGATACGAGATTACAAACCAAGCGCGTGTAACATTATAGCATTCTGTGCATGCATGCGATTCTCAGCTTGTGGAAAGACTATGGAGTTCGGAGCTTCAATGACACCATCAGTAACCTCCACACCCCTTTCAGCTGGTAAACAATGCATGAAATAAGCTTTTGGGCCAGCCAACTTCATCAGATTTTCGTCCACCTGCAATATATTGCATTGAAAAATGGAAATCAGGAACTAAGATCCGcactaaaataaattcaagaattcactGTAGGCCTAATCTTGTGCATCACTGCAAAACAGATCTTTAGGAGAgttcaaaatgaagtgattgcAAGCACACAGAAGGTTTGCAAACTTGGTGGCAGGCAATATCATGGGTGTTTCTCAGATTCAACAGGGAATAGAAAGAAACATAGTAAAATGTATAGACATGAAATTAGCAATGTCTTAATTggattttacttattttctgcACGAGAAGCTTAAAACATTTATAATCAATAGTTTGGGAAAGGCGGTCTATATACCTGAAATCCTTGAAATACTTGGCGACGGTGTGCAGCCTCTTCCTTTTGCCCCATGCTGGCCCACACATCAGAGTACACCACATCAGCTCCTCTAACAGCTTCCTGTGGGTCATTAGTAATCTCGATCTTGCTGATTCCAGCCTGTTGTGCCTTCTGTACGGTTTTTGCATCTGGTTCAAAACCTTTAGGGCAAGCACAGACAAAGTGGAAAGGAATCACAGCTGCCAACAGCAGCCAAGAGTGTACAATGTTATTCCCATCCCCAACATATACAACCTGAATTTGTAGCCGTGGACAGTCAGGTTAGAATCGTATGCAACCGAACCATgcatatacaaaataaaactacATTAAAAGCACGATGAACTAACCTTAGTTCCTTCCAACCGGCCAACATGTTCAATTATGGTGAGGGCATCAGCCATTATTTGGCAAGGATGGTTATAGTCAGTCAGGCCATTAATAACAGGCACTGTTGCATGTTTTGCCAGATCAAGAATGTCCTGAAAAAGAACAAGCAGCTGCTTTTGCAAATATCCTCATGCAaggaaaaatcttaaaaactaacttaaaaacaacacaaaatccCTGACCACTTGCTTGTTTTCAAGCCACAAACCTTAATCGAATTCTGCACAATTCAGTTTATGCAACCCCACATACATGAAAGGAATTAACTATCAGAAGGAATTTACCATAAACATAAGAAACTCACCAGCATACCTGATGAGCAAAAACACGTGCCATAATTATATCGTTATAGCGTGACAAAACACGAGCAACATCACGAGTTTCCTCTCGTTTACCCATCTGGATATCATCAGGCCCTAAATATATAGCATGGCCTCCAAGTAGGAAAAATCCAGTCTCAAATGAAACTCGTGTCCTCATGGACGGTTTCGCAAAGATCATAGCCATTGTCTTCCCTTTAAATGGAAGGAATGTCCTGTCTCCAGATTTTATCACTGCCTTGACTTCTGCAGCCCGGTCTAAGATCTTCATAATAGTCGCTTTGTCAAAATCACTGATGTGCAGAAAATCCTCCATCCCTGCTTTTGCTGTAAAATATGGAACAAAATATGACAAGACATAAAAGCTGTAAAATATCTTGCTGTAGACTACGAATTGCAGGACGTGGTATTTGAATTCGAGTAAGATAGACATTGAAATGTTCTATtaattaggttaaaaaaaacctttgcgGCTTCAAAAAAGGTCCTCCGATCTAATCCAAACATTTCTTGGAACGTATCAAGAATCTAGTGCGACTCCAAATACCTAATCTATCAACAACCTAAAAACATTTCTTCATCTATCAATACTTTCCAAATCCAAACCCTAATTCCTGCATTCTCCTTATCAAACAATGCCTAAAACCTAATTCCAACTAAACATACAACTGATTAAACAAATAGCTGCACACGAAATGACATTTGGACGACAATAAAGAAAGAACATCACATCACAGAATGAAACGGACCTGGACCGTTGACGGaagatggaggaggaggagaagtaGCAGAGGATGAGGAAATCTGGCACGAGATTCTTCCACGACTAGCTCGAGACGGCACCGACACGGCTGAGAAGCGGGAGCATCGAGAGAGAGGAGTGGTGGACAAAGCAGAAGatgaagaggagagagagactTTTTTCGATGGAACTGCGCAGTGACAAGAAATCGCCGccattgtttttggttttctgCGAAGAGAGTCTGTTACAGTGAGTCAGTCGGAGACTAGAGAGTGAGTGGTGCGGTTTAGGGGAGGGTcggtttataaataaatatatatgacCAGCTTACGTAAATGCCCCTGGATTGCCTAGCCACGGCGTCGTTTCTTTTCCCCATCTTAACAAGTTAACTGGGCCTAGATGCTGTTATTTGGACCTTAGGAGTTTTATTTTGAGCTATGGGCTCCGTACTTTGGCACTTCATGCTGGTTCAATAATGAAACCACACCGTTTTAAGGCatgttaaaatttatattttccatGGAAGATAGCTtgataaatttgatgaaaaattttgatgaaaaatttttgataataaattTCAGCAAGCAAGAATAGTGCATGAGCAGTTGGAacttatttgagaaaaaaagtgcATGAAACTGGCAATCAACTGGGCAATAATAGCCTTGCACTACAAGCATGGTACAGAAAAGCCCTCTGAGGCAACTCAAATTAAAAGGCAGAACATGGACACACCAAAATTATTGCAGACTGCATAGCTTGTGCCATTGACAATCATCTAATTAATAAACTAAAGGGCCTCAGAATCGGCAGGGACCCTTCCGTTTTCTTTGCTTTCCTCAACGGCTTGTTTTTCATGAGAAAGGGGAATTGGTCCCTTTTCTCTGCATGTTTCCACAGCACCTACGAGCTTGTCCTCGGCGGCTTGTTTTTCATGGGAAAGGGGAATTAGTCCCTTTTCTCTGCATGTTTCCACGGCACCTGCGAACATTTCCTCCAAGCTGTATTTGAACTCAAAGCCCAAGTCCAGCAGCTTTTTGGACGAGAAGACAACACTCGCCAAATCCTCGTCGATGTCTTTGAACCTGATCACAACAGTGCTTTGATTAATTATCCCggatatagaaaagaaattactATAAAGATTTATGGTTGTGTTAGGTGAGAGGCTAACTTAGCAGGAACGTTATATTTTGGGTATTTTTCTCTGAGTAATTTGGCAAGATCATGAATGGTGGCTTCATGCGAGGAACAGATGTAGCGGCCCTCTGCTTTTGGATTCTCAAACAAAACTATATGAGCTCTGCAGAGGTCATCCAAGTGTACATAATTCCCCTGCTTTATAATTCCATAATGGGCTTCGTTTCCTGTCGCCACAAGAGAAATATTACCCTCTGTGTCACATTTAAGAAcagtaaattaataataattagcaCAAAAATGGGAAGGAGATATCAGATATACCAGTGATCAGAGAAAGGGCAGTTATAAGACTTGGTGGCATTGAATGCATGATGAATGGGCCAACAACAAGAGGTGGTATGACGCTGATAAAATCCAGGTTATTCTCTTTAGCATACTTCCATGCAGCTTGCTCAGCAAGAGTCTTGGACACAAAGTACATCTGGTCACcaaggtaaatttttttaaaataattatattgttagAATTTGAGAGTTGAATTTATGCAGCAAAGGAAAGAAAGGggaaattaaattgtttgatagTACTAACCCATCCAGTCATTTTTACGGTCTGAACAAATTCCAAATCACTCCAGCAGCTTTCATCATACACTGGTTTTTTGTGTTCTTCAACATCCACAGTTCCTGCTGATGATGTGAATACTATCCTTCTAACAGTTTTTGCTTTGGCACATGCTTTCATGATGTCCAGCACCCCATTGATTGTAGGCTTGATCACCTCATTCTGCCAAAGAGGAAAAATATCTTAGAACATGATGATTCTGTATATTGATGTTAATTAAAGCAATAGCTGGATGATTTCCAGTTTAATTCCAGTATCCTTTTCTAGCAATAGTAATGTGACCACCATATTAGCTTTTcgaaagtaattttgaaaaaaattaaaaaattttatttttttaatttaaaattaatatttttttagtattttcagattattttgctgtatttatataacaaataattttttaaaataaaaaatattattttaatatattttgacaaTCTTacttaataacaataattaatctAGAAATAATGCTCGCATCGCCATTGGCAGAGAGCTATGACCATTTCCCAAGCTTGCAAAGTTAGAAATCATACCTCAGGGTCCTTGGACTCAAAATCCATGGGAGTGGCAACATGGAACACACCCGTGCACCCTTGAACTGCTTCATCAAAACTCCCTTCTACAGAAAGATCAGCTTTCCATAAAGTCAAGTGGGTATCAGCCTTGGGCAATTCCAGCAAATGCTTCACCTTCCTTGTGTTATCTATCAACGAGCAATTgttgagaaaatattataaaccaAAGCTGTAAAAgaaatcatttaattataaGATGGTTTGAACGAGGCTAACCAGGGTCACGGACGGTGGCTCGGACCGTATAACCTTTCTCTAGGAGTCTCATTACGAGCCATGATCCGATGAAGCCAGAGGCACCGGTTACACAAACAGTTTCAACTTCTACTCCCATGTTTAATTCTCAAGCTGATGATGAGTAGTAACGGGGTCAGCTAGGAAATTGAAAGCAAGTAAGGTACGGTGTGTAATAATGCTAATCTCAgcgttgatttgtttttttatagacacACTCTGCTTCTTGGCCCACCACTTTCTTTGTCCTATCCGACCTACCTAACACATTTCAGCATTTCAGTTTCATCAGAGATCCCAGCGGCGATCAGCTAGGCTAACGGTCTTACCTCGTGCAGAATGGGGGTTGCAGCTGCTTACTTTATTTGTCTTTTGCAATTCtaacataatttaataatatctcgACCAATCGATATTAACcacatcttaaaaaattattgaacatgATCATAATTGATTAAAGATTTTATTtggaatcaatttaaaattaattatgatctTATTtagtaatttatcaaaatatatttagaataattttgttgtgatttttcTAATGATATCGAGTATGTCTAAAACGGATCTTTGGTTTGTCcttgataaattattattttatcttttattttttctcttatcagatcaccttgtatctttagtcattatatgtttaattttattttttagttattaaattttcataaaattttaagtttattttttataattttaattactttgtaaaagaaagaacatcactacataactattatttttaattgcagtCATGTATAGAATTGATATTAGAAAATATGGATGTGTTCCACCGTTATTTTCAATAGTAATTATATATagaatcaatattgaaaaatataattattttcc from Populus trichocarpa isolate Nisqually-1 chromosome 5, P.trichocarpa_v4.1, whole genome shotgun sequence includes these protein-coding regions:
- the LOC7477624 gene encoding ornithine transcarbamylase, chloroplastic; the protein is MAAISCHCAVPSKKVSLSSSSSALSTTPLSRCSRFSAVSVPSRASRGRISCQISSSSATSPPPPSSVNGPAKAGMEDFLHISDFDKATIMKILDRAAEVKAVIKSGDRTFLPFKGKTMAMIFAKPSMRTRVSFETGFFLLGGHAIYLGPDDIQMGKREETRDVARVLSRYNDIIMARVFAHQDILDLAKHATVPVINGLTDYNHPCQIMADALTIIEHVGRLEGTKVVYVGDGNNIVHSWLLLAAVIPFHFVCACPKGFEPDAKTVQKAQQAGISKIEITNDPQEAVRGADVVYSDVWASMGQKEEAAHRRQVFQGFQVDENLMKLAGPKAYFMHCLPAERGVEVTDGVIEAPNSIVFPQAENRMHAQNAIMLHALGL
- the LOC7454367 gene encoding dihydroflavonol 4-reductase: MGVEVETVCVTGASGFIGSWLVMRLLEKGYTVRATVRDPDNTRKVKHLLELPKADTHLTLWKADLSVEGSFDEAVQGCTGVFHVATPMDFESKDPENEVIKPTINGVLDIMKACAKAKTVRRIVFTSSAGTVDVEEHKKPVYDESCWSDLEFVQTVKMTGWMYFVSKTLAEQAAWKYAKENNLDFISVIPPLVVGPFIMHSMPPSLITALSLITGNEAHYGIIKQGNYVHLDDLCRAHIVLFENPKAEGRYICSSHEATIHDLAKLLREKYPKYNVPAKFKDIDEDLASVVFSSKKLLDLGFEFKYSLEEMFAGAVETCREKGLIPLSHEKQAAEDKLVGAVETCREKGPIPLSHEKQAVEESKENGRVPADSEAL